A portion of the Cyanobium sp. PCC 7001 genome contains these proteins:
- the glpX gene encoding class II fructose-bisphosphatase: protein MDRTLIQEILEVVEQAAIASAELTGLGKKDEADAAAVEAMRKRMGQIQMQGRIVIGEGERDEAPMLYIGEEVGSGSGPGVDFAVDPCEGTNLCANNQRGSMAVLAASDRGGLFNAPDFYMKKLAAPPAAKGKVDIRKSATENIQILSQCLGLATSELVIVVMDRARHKDLIAEIRSTGARVQPISDGDVQAAIACGFAGTGTHCLMGIGAAPEGVISAAAMRALGGHFQGQLVYDPAVAQTKEWEGLTREGNLARLAEMGISDPDKIYEAEELASGENVVFAGSGITDGLLFHGVKFEKDCTRTSSLVISTLDNTARFTDTVHIKPGAQSIALR, encoded by the coding sequence GTGGATCGCACCCTCATCCAGGAAATTCTCGAGGTCGTTGAACAGGCCGCCATCGCCTCGGCCGAACTCACGGGTCTCGGCAAGAAGGACGAGGCGGACGCCGCAGCCGTCGAGGCGATGCGCAAGCGCATGGGCCAGATCCAGATGCAGGGCCGCATCGTGATCGGAGAGGGCGAGCGGGACGAGGCCCCGATGCTCTACATCGGCGAGGAGGTCGGCAGCGGCAGTGGCCCTGGCGTCGACTTCGCCGTCGACCCCTGCGAAGGCACCAACCTCTGCGCCAACAACCAGCGCGGCTCGATGGCCGTGCTGGCGGCCTCCGACCGGGGCGGCCTGTTCAACGCCCCCGACTTCTACATGAAGAAGCTGGCGGCGCCGCCGGCCGCCAAGGGCAAGGTGGACATCCGCAAGAGCGCCACCGAGAACATCCAGATCCTCAGCCAGTGCCTGGGCCTGGCCACGAGCGAGCTAGTGATCGTGGTGATGGACCGGGCCCGGCACAAGGACCTGATCGCCGAGATCCGCTCGACCGGTGCCCGGGTGCAGCCGATCTCGGACGGTGACGTGCAGGCGGCCATCGCCTGTGGCTTCGCCGGCACCGGCACCCACTGCCTGATGGGCATCGGCGCGGCCCCGGAGGGTGTGATCTCGGCTGCTGCCATGCGCGCCCTCGGCGGCCACTTCCAGGGCCAGCTGGTGTATGACCCCGCCGTGGCCCAGACCAAGGAGTGGGAAGGGCTCACCCGCGAAGGCAACCTGGCCCGCCTGGCCGAGATGGGCATCAGCGATCCCGACAAGATCTATGAAGCCGAGGAACTGGCCTCCGGTGAGAACGTGGTGTTCGCCGGCAGCGGCATCACCGATGGCCTGCTGTTCCACGGCGTGAAGTTCGAGAAGGACTGCACCCGTACCAGCTCCCTGGTGATCAGCACCCTGGACAACACCGCCCGCTTCACCGACACGGTGCACATCAAGCCTGGTGCCCAGAGCATCGCGTTGCGCTGA
- the rpe gene encoding ribulose-phosphate 3-epimerase: MSTKSLVVSPSILSADFSRLGDDVRAVDAAGADWIHVDVMDGRFVPNITIGPLIVQALRPVTTKPLDVHLMIVEPEKYVADFAKAGADIISVQVEACPHLHRNLAQIKDLGKMAGAVLNPSTPIDTLEYCLELCDLVLVMSVNPGFGGQSFIESQVDKIRDLRRMCDAKGLDPWIEVDGGIKAENAWKVIEAGANAIVSGSGVFNQPSYAEAITGIRQSRRPAPVAV, translated from the coding sequence ATGAGCACCAAGTCCCTGGTGGTGTCACCGTCGATTCTCTCGGCCGATTTCTCCCGGCTCGGGGATGACGTGCGGGCGGTCGATGCCGCTGGTGCCGACTGGATCCACGTGGATGTGATGGATGGCCGCTTCGTGCCCAACATCACGATCGGTCCCCTGATCGTGCAGGCCCTGCGCCCGGTCACGACCAAGCCGCTCGACGTTCACCTGATGATCGTGGAGCCCGAGAAGTACGTGGCCGACTTTGCCAAGGCCGGCGCCGACATCATCTCGGTGCAGGTCGAGGCATGCCCCCACCTGCACCGCAACCTCGCCCAGATCAAGGACCTCGGCAAGATGGCCGGCGCAGTGCTCAACCCCAGCACCCCGATCGACACGCTGGAGTACTGCCTCGAGCTCTGCGACCTGGTGCTGGTCATGAGCGTGAACCCCGGCTTCGGCGGCCAGAGCTTCATCGAGAGCCAGGTGGACAAGATTCGTGATCTGCGCCGCATGTGCGACGCCAAGGGGCTCGACCCCTGGATCGAGGTGGACGGTGGCATCAAGGCGGAGAACGCATGGAAGGTGATCGAAGCCGGCGCCAACGCGATTGTGAGCGGCTCCGGGGTGTTCAACCAGCCCAGCTACGCCGAGGCCATCACCGGCATCCGCCAGAGCCGCCGTCCTGCCCCCGTGGCGGTCTGA
- the ccsB gene encoding c-type cytochrome biogenesis protein CcsB has translation MPDLLHDPVLGLGLAAFALLLLVLPLAFWALSGGGTSSVVRLLVASANLCLTAQLVLRWIDSGHFPISNLYESLCFLAWGCTLTQLLVERSWPSPLVPAAATPMALGCVAFASFALPDRLQEASPLVPALRSSWLVMHVSVIMLSYAALLVGSLLSVAVLFTDRGKALELRSSSIGSGGFRQAQLATEGPGAMAAPLKLTSGALSMAEQLDSLSYRTITVGFLLLSVGLVSGAVWANEAWGSWWSWDPKETWALICWLVYAAYLHTRLIRGWQGRRPAVVASLGLVVIVVCYIGVNLLGIGLHSYGWFFES, from the coding sequence TTGCCCGATCTGCTCCACGATCCGGTTCTGGGCCTCGGCCTGGCAGCCTTCGCCCTGTTGCTGCTCGTGCTGCCCCTGGCGTTCTGGGCCCTGAGCGGCGGCGGCACCAGCTCGGTGGTGCGGCTGCTGGTGGCCAGCGCCAATCTCTGCCTCACCGCCCAGCTCGTGCTGCGCTGGATCGATTCCGGTCACTTCCCGATCAGCAACCTCTACGAGTCGCTCTGCTTCCTGGCCTGGGGCTGCACCCTCACCCAGCTGCTGGTGGAGCGCTCCTGGCCGTCTCCGCTGGTGCCCGCTGCCGCCACCCCGATGGCCCTGGGCTGCGTGGCCTTCGCCAGCTTTGCCCTGCCGGATCGTCTCCAGGAGGCCTCCCCGCTGGTGCCGGCCCTGCGCTCCAGCTGGCTGGTGATGCACGTGAGCGTGATCATGCTCAGCTACGCCGCCCTGCTGGTGGGATCCCTGCTGTCGGTGGCGGTGCTGTTCACCGACCGCGGCAAGGCTCTGGAACTGCGCAGCAGTTCCATCGGCAGCGGCGGCTTCCGCCAGGCCCAGTTGGCCACCGAGGGGCCCGGGGCGATGGCAGCTCCACTCAAGCTCACCAGTGGCGCCCTCTCGATGGCGGAACAGCTCGACTCGCTCAGTTACCGCACGATCACGGTGGGATTCCTGCTGCTGTCGGTGGGGCTGGTGAGCGGGGCGGTGTGGGCCAATGAGGCCTGGGGCAGCTGGTGGAGCTGGGATCCCAAGGAAACCTGGGCGCTGATCTGCTGGCTGGTGTATGCGGCCTATCTGCACACCCGCCTGATCCGGGGATGGCAGGGGCGCCGACCGGCGGTGGTGGCCTCCCTGGGTCTGGTGGTGATCGTCGTCTGCTACATCGGCGTGAACCTGCTGGGCATCGGTCTGCACAGCTATGGCTGGTTCTTCGAGAGCTGA
- a CDS encoding LptF/LptG family permease encodes MTTLNPRRIVLPSGLLGSWRRLPLLDRWMLGELIGPLVFGVAAFTAVSLSVGAVFELVRRVAESGLPLDVALQVLLLELPSFLVLSFPMATLMATLLTYSKLSGNSELTALRSVGVPTWRMLVPAVVLAVAMTMLTFGFNEAVVPSTLSQAEATLSRAIGRAVAGEQRDNVVYSKYGRVELPDGSTERGLTHIFYAQRFNKGVMEDVTLLDLSRSAHRVMLTADRARWSSRDAQWEFLDGQVVGIGSSGSEAITSARFDRYLYPLGNQPLKVAKLPKDANEMSIGQARTAERLLRESGDLRAARKLRVRIQEKFSFPAVCLVFGLIGSSLGARPHSRRSRSQGFGLTVLLIFGYYLVAFSFSSLGVKGTLTPLLSAWMPVLIGLGTGLVLVRQASR; translated from the coding sequence ATGACCACGCTCAACCCACGGAGGATCGTCTTGCCGTCAGGGCTGCTGGGGTCGTGGCGCCGCCTGCCGCTGCTGGACCGCTGGATGCTGGGGGAGCTGATCGGTCCCCTGGTGTTCGGGGTGGCGGCCTTCACGGCCGTGTCCCTCTCGGTGGGCGCCGTGTTCGAGCTGGTGCGGCGGGTGGCGGAGTCGGGGCTGCCGCTCGATGTGGCGCTTCAGGTGCTGCTTCTGGAGTTGCCCTCCTTCCTGGTGCTCTCCTTCCCGATGGCCACCCTGATGGCCACCCTGCTCACCTACAGCAAGCTCTCGGGCAACAGTGAGCTCACGGCCCTGCGCAGCGTGGGCGTGCCCACCTGGCGCATGCTGGTGCCCGCCGTGGTGCTGGCCGTGGCGATGACCATGCTCACCTTCGGCTTCAACGAAGCGGTCGTGCCGAGCACCCTCAGCCAGGCCGAAGCGACCCTCAGCCGCGCCATCGGCCGTGCCGTGGCCGGCGAGCAGAGGGACAACGTGGTGTACTCCAAATACGGCCGGGTGGAGCTGCCCGATGGGAGCACCGAACGGGGTCTGACCCACATCTTCTACGCCCAGCGCTTCAACAAGGGCGTGATGGAGGACGTGACCCTGCTGGACCTGAGCCGCTCGGCCCACCGGGTGATGCTCACGGCCGATCGGGCCCGCTGGAGCTCCAGGGACGCCCAGTGGGAATTTCTGGATGGCCAGGTGGTGGGCATCGGCAGTAGTGGCTCGGAGGCCATCACCTCGGCCCGGTTCGATCGCTACCTCTATCCGCTTGGCAACCAGCCGCTGAAGGTGGCCAAACTGCCGAAGGACGCCAATGAGATGAGCATCGGCCAGGCCCGCACCGCCGAACGGCTCCTGCGGGAATCGGGCGACCTGCGGGCCGCCCGCAAGCTGCGGGTGCGCATCCAGGAGAAGTTCTCCTTCCCGGCGGTCTGCCTGGTGTTCGGCCTGATCGGCAGCAGCTTGGGGGCCCGTCCGCACTCCCGCCGCAGCCGCAGCCAGGGCTTCGGCCTCACCGTGCTGCTGATCTTCGGCTATTACCTGGTGGCCTTCAGCTTCAGTTCCCTGGGGGTCAAGGGCACCCTCACCCCGCTGCTGTCGGCATGGATGCCGGTGCTGATCGGCCTGGGAACCGGCCTGGTGCTGGTGCGGCAGGCCAGCCGCTGA
- the lptB gene encoding LPS export ABC transporter ATP-binding protein, whose translation MTLAMKEVVLAIGGRVLVDHVSLQLERGEVVGLLGPNGAGKTTTFGLVTGLIRPDEGEVLLDGREIAHLPMPQRARLGIGYLPQEPSVFRQLTVRDNLRLALESSRTPGHLRRQRLNALIEDFHLSAFQHRQGFQLSGGERRRCEVARALAVGAEGPRYLLLDEPFAGVDPIAVADLQQLIEDLRNRGMGLLITDHNVRETLAITDRAYILSEGAILASGSSTEVGNDPLVRRHYLGEGFRL comes from the coding sequence ATGACGCTGGCAATGAAGGAGGTGGTCCTGGCCATCGGGGGCCGGGTGCTGGTGGACCACGTCTCCCTGCAGCTGGAGCGCGGAGAGGTGGTGGGCCTGCTCGGCCCCAACGGCGCCGGCAAGACCACCACCTTCGGTCTGGTGACCGGCCTGATCCGGCCGGACGAGGGCGAGGTGCTGCTGGATGGCCGCGAGATCGCCCACCTGCCCATGCCCCAGCGGGCCCGTCTCGGCATCGGCTACCTGCCCCAGGAGCCCAGCGTGTTCCGCCAGCTCACGGTTCGCGACAACCTGCGCCTGGCACTGGAGTCCAGCCGCACCCCGGGTCACCTGCGCCGACAGCGGCTGAACGCCCTGATCGAGGATTTCCACCTCAGCGCCTTCCAGCATCGCCAGGGGTTTCAGCTCTCGGGCGGTGAACGGCGCCGCTGCGAGGTGGCCAGGGCCCTGGCCGTCGGCGCCGAGGGGCCCCGCTACCTGCTGCTGGATGAACCCTTCGCCGGCGTCGATCCGATCGCCGTCGCCGACCTGCAGCAACTGATCGAGGACCTGCGCAACCGGGGCATGGGACTGCTCATCACGGATCACAACGTGCGGGAAACCCTGGCGATCACCGACCGGGCCTACATCCTCTCCGAGGGCGCCATCCTGGCCTCGGGCAGCTCCACCGAAGTGGGGAACGATCCTCTGGTGCGCCGCCACTACCTCGGCGAGGGATTCCGGCTATGA
- a CDS encoding DUF309 domain-containing protein, with protein sequence MAALPPPDHEEASLIRDPRLAEAIARFNAGDWYACHDGFEELWHETAGPLRPVLQGILQIAVGQLHLERGNRRGATILTGEGLGRLRSCGDQALGLDLEQLRGHAAAWLQALQNAADAPVLDPPRLNRAQGHAL encoded by the coding sequence TTGGCGGCCCTGCCTCCCCCTGACCACGAGGAAGCCAGCCTGATCCGGGACCCTCGGCTGGCCGAGGCCATCGCCCGCTTCAACGCGGGCGACTGGTACGCCTGCCATGACGGATTCGAGGAGCTCTGGCACGAAACGGCGGGGCCGCTTCGCCCGGTGCTGCAGGGAATCCTGCAGATCGCCGTCGGTCAGTTGCACCTGGAGCGCGGCAACCGCCGCGGTGCCACCATCCTCACAGGAGAAGGCCTGGGCAGGCTGCGCAGCTGTGGCGATCAGGCCCTGGGGCTCGATCTGGAGCAGCTCAGAGGCCATGCGGCCGCGTGGCTGCAGGCCCTGCAGAACGCGGCGGATGCTCCTGTTCTCGACCCCCCCCGGCTGAACCGGGCCCAGGGCCATGCTCTGTAG
- the typA gene encoding translational GTPase TypA: MSGAHPGTPIRNIAIIAHVDHGKTTLVDALLAQSGIFRDNEAVPTCVMDSNDLERERGITILSKNTAVDYDGIRINIVDTPGHADFGGEVERVLGMVDGCLLIVDANEGPMPQTRFVLKKALEKGLRPIVFVNKIDRARVDPEIAVDKVLDLFLELGADDDQCDFPYLFGSGMGGYAKPDMKTESDTMRPLFDAILRHVPPPVGDPNKPLQLQVTTLDYSDFLGRIMIGRIHNGTIKAGQPAALLRDDGSVKRGRISKLLGFQGLQRVEIEQASAGDLVAVAGFDEVNIGETIACPDNPEALPLIKVDEPTLQMTFVVNDSPFAGKEGKFVTSRQIRDRLQKELLTNVALRVEDTDSPDRWSVSGRGELHLGILIETMRREGYEFQVSQPQVIFRTIDGTPNEPYETLVLDVPEAAVGACIEKLGIRKAEMQNMENTNDGRTQLEFVVPSRGLIGFRGEFIRATRGEGIMSHSFLDYRPMQGDFDARRNGVLIAFEEGTATFYALKNAEDRGQFFITPGTKVYKGMIIGENNRPQDLEINVCKAKQLTNMRSAGAEELDTLQAPVQMTLERALEYIGPDEMLEVTPESIRLRKLPSKKAAKR, from the coding sequence ATGAGCGGCGCACATCCAGGCACGCCGATTCGCAACATTGCGATCATTGCCCACGTCGACCACGGAAAAACCACCCTCGTCGACGCGCTGCTCGCTCAGTCAGGCATCTTCCGCGACAACGAGGCGGTTCCCACCTGCGTGATGGACTCCAACGACCTGGAGCGCGAGCGCGGCATCACCATTCTCAGCAAGAATACGGCGGTCGATTACGACGGCATCCGCATCAACATCGTGGACACCCCCGGCCACGCCGATTTCGGTGGCGAGGTGGAGCGGGTGCTGGGCATGGTCGATGGCTGCCTGCTGATCGTGGATGCCAACGAGGGCCCGATGCCGCAGACGCGCTTTGTGCTCAAGAAGGCCCTTGAAAAAGGCCTGCGGCCTATCGTCTTCGTGAACAAGATCGACCGGGCCCGCGTGGATCCCGAGATTGCCGTGGACAAGGTGCTGGATCTGTTCCTGGAACTCGGCGCCGACGACGACCAGTGCGATTTCCCGTATCTGTTCGGCAGCGGCATGGGCGGCTACGCCAAGCCGGACATGAAGACCGAGAGCGACACGATGCGGCCGCTCTTCGATGCCATCCTCCGGCATGTGCCGCCGCCGGTGGGCGATCCCAACAAGCCCCTGCAGCTGCAGGTCACCACCCTCGACTACAGCGACTTTCTCGGCCGGATCATGATCGGCCGGATCCACAACGGCACCATCAAGGCTGGCCAGCCCGCCGCTCTCCTGCGCGATGACGGCAGCGTCAAGCGTGGCCGCATCAGCAAGTTGCTCGGCTTCCAGGGCCTGCAGCGGGTGGAGATCGAGCAGGCCAGCGCCGGTGACCTGGTGGCCGTGGCCGGTTTCGACGAGGTGAACATCGGCGAGACCATCGCCTGCCCGGACAACCCGGAGGCACTCCCCCTGATCAAGGTGGACGAGCCCACCCTGCAGATGACCTTCGTGGTCAACGATTCCCCCTTCGCCGGCAAGGAGGGCAAATTCGTCACCAGCCGCCAGATCCGCGATCGTCTGCAGAAGGAACTGCTCACCAACGTGGCCCTGCGGGTGGAGGACACCGATTCGCCCGATCGCTGGTCCGTGAGCGGACGCGGCGAACTGCACCTCGGCATCCTGATCGAGACGATGCGGCGTGAGGGCTACGAGTTTCAGGTGAGCCAACCCCAGGTGATCTTCCGCACCATCGATGGCACCCCCAACGAGCCCTACGAAACCCTTGTGCTCGATGTGCCCGAGGCTGCGGTGGGAGCCTGCATCGAGAAGCTGGGAATCCGCAAGGCGGAGATGCAGAACATGGAGAACACCAACGACGGCCGCACCCAGCTGGAATTCGTGGTGCCTTCCCGCGGGCTGATCGGCTTCCGCGGCGAGTTCATCCGTGCCACCCGTGGGGAAGGCATCATGAGCCACTCCTTCCTGGATTACCGGCCGATGCAAGGGGATTTCGATGCGCGCCGCAACGGCGTGCTGATTGCCTTCGAGGAGGGAACGGCCACCTTCTACGCCCTCAAGAACGCCGAAGATCGGGGCCAGTTCTTCATCACACCCGGCACCAAGGTGTACAAGGGCATGATCATCGGAGAGAACAACAGGCCCCAGGACCTGGAGATCAACGTCTGCAAGGCCAAGCAGCTCACCAACATGCGTTCCGCCGGCGCCGAAGAGCTCGACACTCTCCAGGCCCCGGTGCAGATGACCCTCGAGCGGGCTCTGGAGTACATCGGTCCAGACGAGATGCTCGAGGTCACCCCCGAATCGATCCGGCTGCGCAAGCTGCCCTCGAAGAAGGCGGCCAAGCGCTGA
- a CDS encoding M15 family metallopeptidase — MPSVPKGHGLRGILLVVGGALVAVIGALQLPMVRTWLAPQLAPGPVAGLDARQSPDGRLLGHFPYPEADPELLVSVEPGLQLHRDAATALTSMLRAAEDDGVSLSLLSAFRSKELQKDIFFGVKAERNQNARERAEVSAPPGFSEHSTGYAVDLGDGRLPQTNLSPRFEETPAFRWLEQNAARYHFTLSFPRDNPQGVSYEPWHWRFEGTAEALQVFEPAQQLSR; from the coding sequence ATGCCGTCGGTGCCGAAAGGCCACGGGCTGCGCGGGATCCTGCTGGTGGTGGGGGGAGCGCTGGTGGCGGTGATCGGAGCCCTGCAGCTGCCCATGGTGCGCACCTGGCTGGCTCCCCAACTGGCGCCGGGCCCCGTGGCCGGGCTGGATGCCCGCCAGAGCCCGGATGGACGGCTGCTGGGCCATTTCCCTTACCCGGAGGCCGATCCTGAGCTGTTGGTGAGCGTGGAACCCGGGCTGCAGCTGCACCGGGATGCGGCCACGGCCCTGACGTCCATGCTGCGGGCCGCGGAGGACGACGGCGTGAGCCTGAGCCTGCTGAGCGCCTTCCGCTCGAAGGAACTCCAGAAGGACATCTTCTTCGGGGTGAAGGCGGAGCGGAACCAGAACGCCCGGGAACGGGCCGAAGTGAGCGCGCCACCGGGCTTCTCCGAGCACAGCACCGGCTATGCCGTCGATCTCGGCGACGGTCGGCTGCCCCAGACCAACCTCTCCCCCCGCTTCGAGGAGACCCCGGCCTTTCGGTGGCTGGAGCAGAACGCCGCCCGCTACCACTTCACCCTCTCCTTTCCCAGGGACAACCCTCAGGGGGTGAGCTACGAGCCGTGGCACTGGCGCTTTGAAGGAACCGCGGAGGCCCTGCAGGTGTTCGAGCCGGCCCAGCAGCTCAGTCGCTGA
- the chlP gene encoding geranylgeranyl reductase, producing MLRVAVVGGGPSGSCAAEVLAKAGIQTWIFERKLDNAKPCGGAIPLCMVSEFDLPEEIIDRKVRNMRMISPSNREVDIHLDDQNEYIGMCRREILDAFLRNRAADLGAHLINGLVTKIDTGKNRQGPYTLTYSDYGSGEATGETRTLEVDLIVGADGANSRVAKAMDAGDYNVAIAFQERIKLPAKEMSYYEDLAEMYVGTDVSPDFYAWVFPKYDHVAVGTGTMQNNQALIKGLQEGIRLRARKRLVNGEVIKVEAHPIPEHPRPRRVVGRMALVGDAAGYVTKSSGEGIYFAAKSGRMCAEQIVAASQAGQSIPSEADLKVYLRKWDRQYGATYKVLELLQNIFYRNDAAREAFVEMCDDKDVQRLTFDSYLYKRVVAMNPWQQLKLTLLTLGAVLRGNALAPQGYKPVDSAVRDDDEVNAMLAVSTIKGGIRVRGDQSSPAPVAAPATTGATAEVIAAEGEAAEREPALAAK from the coding sequence ATGTTGCGTGTCGCGGTGGTGGGCGGCGGCCCGAGTGGTTCCTGTGCCGCTGAGGTGCTCGCCAAGGCCGGCATCCAGACCTGGATCTTCGAGCGCAAGCTCGACAACGCCAAGCCCTGCGGGGGTGCCATTCCCCTGTGCATGGTGTCTGAATTTGATCTGCCGGAAGAGATCATCGACCGCAAGGTGCGCAACATGCGGATGATCTCCCCTTCCAATCGGGAAGTGGATATCCACCTCGATGATCAGAATGAATACATCGGCATGTGCCGGCGCGAAATTCTTGACGCCTTCCTGCGCAACCGGGCGGCCGATCTCGGCGCCCATCTGATCAACGGACTCGTCACCAAGATCGACACCGGCAAGAACCGCCAGGGGCCCTACACCCTCACCTATTCGGACTACGGCTCCGGCGAGGCCACCGGGGAGACCAGAACCCTCGAGGTGGACCTGATCGTGGGCGCTGATGGCGCCAACAGCCGCGTGGCCAAGGCCATGGATGCAGGGGACTACAACGTGGCGATCGCCTTCCAGGAGCGGATCAAGCTCCCGGCCAAGGAGATGAGCTACTACGAGGACCTGGCCGAGATGTATGTCGGCACCGATGTGTCCCCCGACTTCTACGCCTGGGTGTTCCCCAAGTACGACCATGTGGCCGTGGGCACCGGCACCATGCAGAACAACCAGGCCCTGATCAAGGGTCTGCAGGAGGGGATCCGCCTCAGGGCCCGCAAGAGGCTGGTGAACGGCGAAGTGATCAAGGTGGAGGCCCACCCGATTCCGGAACACCCCCGCCCCCGCCGGGTGGTGGGCCGCATGGCTCTGGTGGGGGATGCCGCCGGCTACGTGACCAAGAGCTCCGGCGAGGGCATCTACTTCGCCGCCAAGAGCGGGCGGATGTGCGCCGAGCAGATCGTGGCCGCCAGCCAGGCTGGCCAGAGCATTCCATCCGAGGCCGACCTCAAGGTCTACCTGCGCAAGTGGGACCGCCAGTACGGCGCCACCTACAAAGTGCTGGAACTGCTTCAGAACATCTTCTACCGCAACGATGCGGCCCGCGAGGCGTTCGTGGAGATGTGCGATGACAAGGACGTGCAGCGGCTCACCTTCGACAGCTACCTGTACAAGCGGGTGGTGGCGATGAACCCCTGGCAGCAGCTCAAGCTCACGCTGCTCACCCTTGGGGCCGTGCTGCGGGGCAACGCCCTGGCACCCCAGGGTTACAAGCCTGTGGACAGCGCCGTACGGGACGACGATGAAGTCAACGCGATGCTGGCGGTGAGCACCATCAAAGGGGGCATCCGGGTTCGCGGCGACCAGTCGTCTCCAGCCCCTGTGGCAGCCCCGGCAACCACGGGGGCCACGGCTGAGGTCATCGCTGCCGAGGGGGAGGCGGCGGAGCGGGAACCCGCTCTGGCCGCGAAGTGA